The Myxococcus guangdongensis genome contains a region encoding:
- a CDS encoding anthranilate synthase component II codes for MILLIDNFDSFTFNLVQALGAQGAKLKVVRNDAITVRDIEALQPERIVISPGPGTPEDAGVSIEVIRAFGGRVPLLGVCLGHQCLGQVFGAKVVRAPVPVHGKTAEVRHENQGVFQGLPQPFVAARYHSLVVEREGLPDCLEVTAWHEGLIMGMRHKALPALEGVQFHPESFLTTHGPRLLANFLAARR; via the coding sequence ATGATTCTCCTCATCGACAACTTCGACTCGTTCACCTTCAACCTCGTCCAGGCGCTCGGCGCGCAGGGCGCGAAGCTGAAGGTGGTGCGCAACGACGCCATCACCGTGCGCGACATCGAGGCCCTCCAGCCCGAGCGCATCGTCATCTCCCCCGGCCCCGGGACTCCCGAGGACGCGGGTGTCTCAATCGAGGTCATCCGCGCCTTCGGCGGACGTGTCCCCCTGCTCGGCGTGTGCCTGGGCCACCAGTGTCTGGGACAGGTCTTCGGCGCGAAGGTGGTCCGCGCTCCCGTCCCCGTCCATGGGAAGACCGCCGAGGTGCGGCACGAGAACCAGGGCGTGTTCCAAGGGCTCCCGCAGCCCTTCGTCGCCGCGCGCTACCACTCGCTCGTGGTGGAGCGGGAAGGCCTGCCCGATTGTCTCGAAGTGACGGCCTGGCATGAGGGCCTCATCATGGGCATGCGGCACAAGGCGCTGCCCGCGCTGGAGGGCGTGCAGTTCCATCCCGAGTCCTTCCTCACCACCCACGGGCCACGACTGCTCGCCAACTTCCTGGCGGCTCGTCGCTGA
- a CDS encoding RBBP9/YdeN family alpha/beta hydrolase: MSRTLVIVHRWAGRPNTDFYPWLEEKLREPPALFDDILTLDMPEPAAPTIDGWVSTLTRTLGPVPPPSTVFLGHSVGCQTLLRYLAAMPEGHRVEGAVFVAGWFEVDKTWGSLRPWLDTPIDFARVRAALGRAVVVLSDSDPFTSDWRRNQHLWEEHLGAEVIVVPGGRHFNNPREPVILEAVQSHFGARPR, translated from the coding sequence ATGAGCCGCACCCTCGTCATCGTGCACCGCTGGGCCGGACGTCCGAACACCGACTTCTATCCCTGGCTCGAGGAGAAGCTGCGCGAGCCTCCCGCGCTCTTCGACGACATCCTCACGCTGGACATGCCCGAGCCCGCCGCGCCCACCATCGACGGCTGGGTGTCCACGCTCACGCGCACGCTCGGCCCGGTGCCTCCGCCGTCCACGGTGTTCCTGGGCCACAGCGTGGGCTGTCAGACCCTCCTCCGCTACCTCGCCGCGATGCCCGAGGGTCACCGCGTGGAGGGCGCCGTGTTCGTCGCCGGCTGGTTCGAGGTGGACAAGACGTGGGGCTCCTTGCGCCCCTGGCTCGACACCCCCATCGACTTCGCCCGCGTGCGCGCCGCGCTGGGCCGCGCCGTCGTCGTGCTCTCCGACAGCGACCCGTTCACCTCCGACTGGCGTCGCAATCAACACCTCTGGGAGGAGCACCTGGGCGCCGAGGTCATCGTCGTCCCCGGGGGACGCCACTTCAACAATCCTCGTGAGCCCGTCATCCTCGAAGCCGTGCAATCACATTTCGGCGCACGCCCTCGATAG
- a CDS encoding aminotransferase class IV: MFSTVAVNGEVKRWEDLRLHDFAQGFFFGAGFFTTFRIEDGAPLFLSRHLRRLVGSLAAHADSIRAPAPELLEPVSVRETLRRCLAADPLLGPRFTGIGKLSASDGQLLLTFRPHAPDAERLQHEGRAIVAVEHGAYRHGETSPNHKGLSYFRQFSRMQQLPVLANELAHACELPTANLFVLLDGALVTPPLDAPCLPGIIRAVLLDSGSIDGVPIVEQALPLARLAEVRACVFTNAAVLATGAPSLLGHALPESLSLAARLREHILTMASREG, encoded by the coding sequence ATGTTCTCCACCGTGGCGGTGAATGGCGAAGTGAAGCGCTGGGAGGACCTGCGCTTGCACGACTTCGCGCAGGGCTTCTTCTTCGGCGCGGGCTTCTTCACCACCTTCCGCATCGAGGACGGCGCGCCCCTCTTCCTCTCCCGCCATCTGCGGCGACTCGTCGGGAGCCTCGCGGCGCACGCCGATTCCATCCGCGCGCCTGCTCCCGAGTTGCTCGAGCCCGTCTCCGTCCGTGAAACCCTGCGACGCTGCCTCGCCGCGGACCCGCTGCTCGGTCCTCGCTTCACGGGCATCGGCAAGCTGTCCGCGAGCGACGGACAGCTCCTGCTCACCTTCCGGCCCCACGCCCCCGACGCCGAGCGACTCCAGCACGAGGGACGCGCCATCGTCGCCGTGGAGCACGGCGCCTATCGTCACGGGGAGACATCTCCGAACCACAAGGGCCTGTCGTACTTCCGTCAGTTCTCACGGATGCAACAGCTCCCCGTGCTGGCCAACGAGCTGGCTCACGCGTGTGAGCTGCCCACCGCGAACCTCTTCGTCCTCCTGGACGGCGCGCTCGTCACACCGCCACTCGACGCGCCGTGCCTCCCCGGCATCATCCGCGCGGTGCTGCTCGATTCGGGTTCCATCGACGGAGTCCCTATCGTGGAGCAGGCGCTCCCCCTCGCGCGGCTCGCCGAGGTGCGTGCCTGTGTCTTCACCAACGCCGCGGTGCTGGCCACGGGAGCGCCGAGCCTCCTGGGGCACGCGCTGCCCGAGAGCCTGTCACTCGCGGCGCGGCTCCGGGAGCACATCCTGACCATGGCATCACGCGAGGGCTGA